In Pectinophora gossypiella chromosome 17, ilPecGoss1.1, whole genome shotgun sequence, one DNA window encodes the following:
- the LOC126374262 gene encoding DNA-directed RNA polymerases I, II, and III subunit RPABC1, whose protein sequence is MDDDAETYKLWRIRKTVMQLCHDRGYLVTQDELDQTLEQFKEQFGDKPSEKRPARSDLIVLVAHNDDPTDQMFVFFPDEAKIGIKTIKTYCTRMQEENIHRAIVVVQAGMTPSAKQSLVDMAPKYILEQFLESELLINITEHELVPEHIVLTPDEKQELLARYKLKENMLMRIQAGDPVARYFGLKRGQVVKIIRSSETAGRYISYRLVC, encoded by the exons ATGGATGATGATGCTGAAACTTATAAGCTTTGGCGCATTCGTAAAACTGTTATGCAG TTATGCCACGATCGTGGGTACTTAGTAACCCAGGATGAATTGGATCAAACCTTGGAGCAGTTCAAAGAGCAATTTGGAGACAAACCCAG tGAAAAGCGTCCTGCAAGAAGTGACTTGATAGTGTTGGTGGCTCACAATGATGATCCAACAGATCAGATGTTTGTTTTCTTTCCTGATGAAGCAAAAATTGGCATTAAGACAATTAAAACATATTGTACAAGGATGCAAGAGGAAAATATACATAGGGCCATAGTTGTGGTACAAGCAG GTATGACACCATCAGCCAAGCAGTCGTTAGTGGACATGGCACCAAAGTACATCCTAGAGCAGTTCTTGGAATCGGAGCTGCTTATCAACATTACAGAGCATGAACTGGTGCCCGAACACATTGTGTTAACACCCGATGAAAAGCAAGAACTGCTTGCTAGATA CAAGCTGAAAGAAAACATGTTGATGAGAATACAAGCCGGCGACCCTGTGGCTAGATACTTCGGACTGAAGCGAGGACAG GTGGTGAAAATCATCCGATCTTCAGAAACGGCCGGGCGATACATTTCGTATAGATTAGTATGCTAA